The Salvia splendens isolate huo1 unplaced genomic scaffold, SspV2 ctg538, whole genome shotgun sequence genome segment CATACCAATGGTGTATGGTCCGTACAAAAGTGAAACTCTAAAAAACGGCATAACATAATTTCAAACGTCAGAAAAAGGTACTAACCAATCATAGgaaatgatattaaaaattacCACAAAAATTTGTTAAGATGCTTCACGTTTGTCTAATTGTGTAACACTGTCCATTCCTTATACTCCCTTTCGGCATTAATGTTGGATTCACGCATAATTAAATGTTCTAATttattatcttgagaattactTCATCTGtcctattagaaatgaaacattttcctttttaatttgtctcattaaaaatgaaacgtttctaaaaatagaaacaatactctctctatttttcttctctcttactttactctctcttcattaactcacaaaacaacactacctaaaatcatgtgccgaaaagcaaatgttgcatatttaatgggacggagggagtatgttttaacCTTTTGTCGCCTTAGTCCATAATAATGAAAAGCATGCTTACACTCTATCCCCAACGATGTTAACAATATTTGTTTATTGTTCGTGTGCACAAAATTTATGTAAAATTGTGTTATGGTTAGATAATATCTGATCTTGACCCAAAACTATATCACATATATACGACGAAATTAGTTACTGGTGGACTTGTGCATTATTGTTACATAGACTAACTGATTTGACCATATAAAAGATGTCCAAAGCAAGTTAAACATATAGTAGAATATTAATTTGTGTGTCAACTACTAATCAAGAAAATAATGTTGGCAGCAGCTACATGTGAATCTCCATGATTAATTAAGTGAAGTCCAACACAAGCAACGACAAGACAGACAATCTGCCTCTCTTCCAAGTAGGAAAGGGGGTGGTGTTAGTGGTAGATTTTCAATGTTCAAAACATATTCTTGGGCACTTAACACAAGAACTATTGGAGATGACAACTATAGTTAGCGAAGCAGATCACTGAGATTGTGAGTGAGAGTCTGATCAACAAGCATACTAATGTTTATAGCAATGTCCCACTTTTTACCTCTAGTCTTTCTTTGCAATCAAGCACTCATTACATCCACTACAAGATTTGCCAACACTCAACTTCACTTTTTAGTGATTGATTTCTTCcaatatatacaaataaatgGACTACCTAATTCCTACAAAAGTGATAAAGAACTTAAAATAGGCCCCTTAGATTTTTTGATGAATTTCATGAGTATTATAGGCATCGTTTTGAGATGCACTAttataaaaagttaaaaaaatcaGTGTGGCTAGAAATGGGGGACAATGTTGAGATGGAGGATGACCTCAAAAATGTGCCTAAACTTGGCTACTTTATTCAAAGTTCAAACCAGGATGACCTTAAAAATGTGCCTAAACTTGGCTACTTTTTCAAAGTTCAAACCAAAAGTATCGTGTATATTCACGTGAACTTGTTGCTTACTTTCAGACAAATCATCTGAGCAcccacacacactctctctttGAAAAGATATCAAAATCTTTTTGACAATATATAACTCCAATCAACACCTGTATCACAAGTGAAGGACTACTAATCCTATAGTCCAACTCCTCAATCCCTAGTTGACCGTTTACTTTCAGTGATACTAGAACATATGCTACCTCACAAGGGTAAAACGTGCATTCTGTTCGACGTCCCATACATTCCGATGATGATTTGTATAAATATGTTAACAGGATTTTGCATCAGCATGTGAATAGAATGAGTTTCTCAACCAGGACTACTGATGCAAGTTATATAGAAAAAACAAACTAAACTAACCAATTGTGAATCAGAGTATCAGACACGAGGATGAATATCCAACCTCAGGTATGGTCAAACGCTGTCGTTTCTTCCTCAAAGATCCCAATCTATGTGATGACCGTTGGCTGCTCCCTTCTAGTGAACTCCTTCAGCTTCGATGTAGATAAAGCCAGATCTAACCACACAGACAATTAGAAACTCCGAGAAAAACACAGGGAAACAGTAACAGAATAACAAGAATCAAACCTATCAATGGTTTCAATGCTATTTGTGCATCCACGTCGTGCTTGGATGAATCCGGCTCAAATTGTTCAATATATATACGAACAGTTGCACCAGCAGACCCGGTACCCTGTGTTTGATCATCTTAGTAGTAGGGATAGAGAAACGGGAAAAGGGAAGCTCAAAAATGATGTTGACATGTAGAAAACTGTAACCGGGAGCTGAGTTCAGCTCAAGATCAGAAAAGACACATACCGATAGCCTGAATATAATCCTGGATCCATCAGTGAACACAAAACGCACGCCTTGCTTGGTAACTACGCTGCCGTCCACCTGCAGAAGTATGGGAAGATCGTGTCATAAATATAAACCATAGTCGAAAATTAAGGTCACGATTTTGGGTTAGGATCAATTTACAGGATCAGTGTAGGTGAAGTCATCTGCAAACTGCAGGGTGTAGTCTCCTACAATAAACAAATCTCGTTTAGCTAAATAGCCAACTTCTCGGTCAAGTAGTTAGTGATCGATACTTACCATATACATCGCCGGTCTTGCCTTTGGAAATCAAGTCTCTAAGATAGTCAATCATTTTATTAGCCCCATTGGACTCACATTCCTATTGTGCAAGGAACGAGGTATTTCAGTTGCAGTAAAATGTACACATTAGAAGGAGATATAACAAAGTAGCAGAGTATCTAAGGCTTGCCTCGTAGTCATATCTAGAGAAGAAGTTCCTTCCATAAGTCGCCCAATGCTCATACACAACATCAGACACAGAAACCAACTTTTCCCCAGGTTTCTTGTCCTTATTTCTAAAAGCAATTATCGACAACCAAGCTAAAACAGCCCTGTCAATAAGAATATTCAGTTAACAAACTCAAACTAAATTTCTCGAAAAAGCAGATGAGGTGATCAACCATAAGATTTCCTTATAATATCAAATCAGATGTGCACTCATCATATGCTTAATCCTTTAGATGAAGTGGATTAAGTTTTCTTTATGTACAAATGAATTGATGTGCACTCAACATTTATGTACAAGTGAATTGATATACACGTACCAGATACCATCTTTCTCACGGATGTGATCAGAACCAGTTCCAAAACTTTCTTCTCCACAGATCGACAATTTCCCTGCATCCATCAGGTTCCCGAAAAATTTCCAACCAGTGGGCACCTAAAGCAAAGTTTGTTCATTAGATAGGATTGACATCAGAATATACTTTTCCTTCCATTATAATATAAATCAGCCAAAACTCATTACAAGGAGTTGTAGAGTACCAAACCTCATAGAAGGGAAGGTTTAACTTCTCTGCTACACGATCCAGAGCACCACTAGTCGGCATGGATCGAGCCAAGCCCtgttatattatatataagCTGGGAATGTGTAAGCTCTTTGAAGAGAAAACAATGGTAGTAGAATCTTCATGCTTTTCAAACCTTTGGGCCAGTTTTGAAGTATGGGATGGCCTTTTCTGCGTTGGCAGCAATAATAGCAACAGAATCTGAAGGAGTCACGAAAAATCCTTTCCCAAGAATCATGTTTCTATCACCATCTCCTAAAAAAAGTGTGACGGTGATAAGATTATAGACTGGCTTGAGCATTAATACGGAGGTTGCATAAAGCGATAGAAAATGAAAGATCTGTTTATCAGGGCAGAATAAATTATTTCTGTTGCTTTtccttaattttatttgtctttacaaATCAACTTTATGAAAATAGAAACCATTAATGTTGTTAGTCTTCACTAAATATGTTCTGCAATGGAAGTACACTGACACGTACCATCACTTGCAGCGCCAAAATCAGGTCCGTTTTCTCCATACATGAGGTCCACCAATTCCTTCGCATATCTATTCCAgatcaacaaattaaaatcagCATTTTAGGAATTATGTTAGATTTTTCAAAAGTATACTTCTTACGTGAGGTTAGGATCTGGATGGCCATGTCCAAAATCTTCAAGAGGCACTCCGTTTAAAATGTAATCCTGTTCATGGAGAGGTAATTTGATATGGAACCATCATGCATTGTTCATTAAATTTGGTTACGCAGAAATGAAACCAACAAACATACGATGCTAGCTCCCAGCTTGTCCACAAAAATTGGTTTGGCATATGCACCAGTGACGGCATGCATGGCATCAAATGTGAACCTGAAATGAGTAGAACGAGGAGTTTATTTCTTCTACCAAATATTGAGTTTATGAACTTCACTTTATGGTAGATAAGATAAAcagttttcttttataaaagaCAACAGGAAAATGTTTGGATGATAAAGGACCTTCAGCTCttcttcttttaaaaaaaatatataggaaACAGAAAAAATCATTGATTAGTTTAGTCATAGTGGACCTTATCACCTTATGAACTTTGTTTTTGTGCTATATATATGTAGCTCTTCTGTTAATCAGACTTTGACAAAAGAAACTTTATTCTTAAGCCTGAAGAAGGCACACAGAAAAGTTCAAATTATATTGTCCCTTCGAATAGGAAGGCAGAATGCCAGAAAGTATCAGATAAAATTGTACAGGAATAAAGTTTACTGTTCTGTAAATCTTGCATTTGCCTCAGTGATTTCCATTTTATGTGCTCTAGAGATTATTTAAGTCATGTTTTAGCAAATTTTAACATCTCGATTATTTTGTATCATGGGGTTTTCGTCTCTACCCACTAGGACTGCAATAGTATCATTCATGGTTAAGAGCCAAAAGCTGAGTAAATATCAGCTATAAAAGCTACTCATGATTAACAGTAAAATGTTTGATTTCAGTTTTTCCTTTCaagttttgtaaaaataaaactacaagTGGTAATGGCTAAACCATTTTAAAACGATGCATAAAGAAACAATACAAAGTAGTGACGAAGAAGCAGAAAAGCATCAGAATCATGAACCATAATACTTGTTGTGTACCTGAAATCTGGCCGTAATATAAGGCTCCTGACAAGTGAAAAATCAAATACTTGCTGCAAAATAAGTTGGAACCAGAATTCCCATCAGAGAGAATCAAATGTGAAGGTTTCACAAATATTCTTCTAAGGTTGAGAATGAAGTTTCAGTGTATGCTAGATCATGAACTATAAACTGCATCTACTACCAAAAACAATCCAAGTTGTGTCAAACTCTTTCAATTTTAGAATGGAATAGATCTAAATGGAAACAAATGTTGATACAATATAGGTACAATTGTTTGAGGAGAACTTGAATC includes the following:
- the LOC121790526 gene encoding phosphoglucomutase, chloroplastic, giving the protein MHAVTGAYAKPIFVDKLGASIDYILNGVPLEDFGHGHPDPNLTYAKELVDLMYGENGPDFGAASDGDGDRNMILGKGFFVTPSDSVAIIAANAEKAIPYFKTGPKGLARSMPTSGALDRVAEKLNLPFYEVPTGWKFFGNLMDAGKLSICGEESFGTGSDHIREKDGIWAVLAWLSIIAFRNKDKKPGEKLVSVSDVVYEHWATYGRNFFSRYDYEECESNGANKMIDYLRDLISKGKTGDVYGDYTLQFADDFTYTDPVDGSVVTKQGVRFVFTDGSRIIFRLSGTGSAGATVRIYIEQFEPDSSKHDVDAQIALKPLIDLALSTSKLKEFTRREQPTVIT